From the genome of Croceibacterium atlanticum:
TTGCCGACTGACTGGAACGGACGCTTCCTGTTCCAGGGCGGTGCCGGGCTGGACGGGCAGGTTACGCCTGCTTTGGGAACGATTGCCAATTCGGGCGGCCCGCCTGCACTGGCGCGCGGTTTTGCAGTGGTTTCCACCGATAGCGGCCATCAGGGATCCATGATCGATGCCAGCTTCGGTCTCGATCAACAGGCCCGCGTGGATTACGCCTATAACGCGTTGGGCGAGGTTACGGCCGAGGCCAAGCGTTTGCTGGCTGCCTTCTACGGAAGCGGCGCCGAATATTCCTATTTCATGGGCTGTTCCAATGGCGGGCGGCAGGCGCTGGTTGCCTCGCAACGGTTGCCGCTTGAATTCGATGGTATAGTGGCGGGCGATCCGGCCATGAGTTTTTCCCGTCTGGCGTTGGGCGAAGTCTGGAACATGCAGGTGCTGGCGCGGATCGCACCTCGGGACGAGGAGGGGCGCCCCATCTATTCGCGCGCCTTTTCGGACGATGATCTGAGACTGGTGAAAGAAAGCGTGCTCGACCGCTGCGATGCGCTTGATGGCCTGGCAGACGGGATGATCAATGATTGGCAGTCCTGTGATTTCCATCCGCGTGAATTGGTCTGTTCTCCCGGGGCGGAGGACAATTGCCTCGGTGAAGATCAGGCCAGCGTGCTCGATGATCTGATGCAGGGACCGAAGACCGGTTCCGGAAGGCATATCTACGGCCCGTTCAATTACGACACCGGCATTGCTTCTTCCGCATGGCGCGGAATGCGCCTGGGAACGTCGCAGACTGGGGAGCCGAACTCGGCGGATTCCAGCCTTGGGCTTGGCCAGTTCCGCTTTCTGCAACTGACCCCTCCGGAACCGGACTGGAACCCGCTCTCCCCCTACGATCTGGACGAAATGCTTGAACGGCTGCGGCATCAGGGCGGCATGGGGGATGGGGACAGCCCTTTCCTTTCCACCTTCGTGCGGAAGGGAAAGATGATCGTCTATAACGGCCTGTCCGATCAGGGCATGGCCACACCGCATATCGCGCGATGGTATGAAGACATGGTGGCGGCGAGTGGTCCTGACGCGCGAGAGGCCGTGCGGCTATATGCAGTTCCGGGAATGCTTCATTGCGGTGGCGGTGAAGCGACCGACAGTTTCGAGATGCTGGATGCGATCACCGCCTGGGTGGAGCAGGGCGAGGCACCCGAAAGGATCATTGCACGCGGGGACACGATGCCGGGTGTATCCCGCCCATTATGCCCCTATCCTGCGGTGGCGCGCTATCTTGGCGGCGATCCGGATCAATCCGAAAGTTTCGTTTGCAGCGAATAGGGTATCGCGGCGCCCTGTTTGGGCGCCGCGATCGAGCATGGCTATTCAGAAACCCTTGCTTTCATAATCCCAGTCCGAAACCAGGCACAGGCGGCAATTCTCGCCGGCAAATGTCCTGCCGGAAGCTTCGTCCCCACGCAGGCGCCAGTCCAGCCAGTCCACGGAAATGCTGGCGGCGGCCCCGCCAAATGGTTGGCTGAAAGTGCCGCCATGCCCGACGGGCAGGTTTACGATGGCCGCGGGGATGTGACCGATGCGGCGGAAATCGTCCATTCCGTTGGCATAGGCGATATCTTCCTCCCCGCCCTGAACATACAGGATGGGGAGCCGCAGCTTGTCGAGATGTGTCTTATCCAGCTTCATGCCGGGAATCTTGTCATCATCATCGGGCAGGATGCCGGTGTTGTTGCCGATCACGGTCTGCACACGCGGATCCGCCCCGACTTCCAGCGCCTGGATGCCGCCGCAGCTGTGACCTGCCGCAGCAATTGCAGACTGGTCGATTAGGCCGTGATATTTGCTACCGGCCAGGCCGTTTTGCGCAACGGCCCAGTCGATTGCATCGATCATGTCCTGTGCCGAAGTGGGGGAAGGCGGGAACTGCCCCTCTTGCGGGGCAGGTCGCGCCTCTGCGCGGCGCTTCGCCTCTTCCGGTTCATACCCTGATGCGATGACCAGATAGCCGTGGCTCGCAATTTCCAGAAGATGCGCGCCATGCGGAGCCGGGTTGTCGCTACACCCGCCATTTCCCCACACCAGAACGCCAAGCGGTTGCCCGGTTGCCTTTGGCAGGGCGGAGGGGCGGAAAATGACATGCCCCGGCAATGTCGGATCGACTTCGCTCATGGCGGGATAAGGGCCGCTGCCACCCGTCATGTCCGCGCCCGGCCCGTTCTGCGCGGCGGCCATGCTGGCGCAGGCGGCAAATGCTAGTGTGATCGTGCTTTTCAGCCTCATTTTCCAATCCCCCATGTTCAGGCCTTGCGGCTTTTTTGTTTAATTTCCGGGCGCTATCCCGTCTTGTTGATCCAATTTGAATATTCCCAGGTCAATGGCATTCGCCATCAGCATATTCCCGCGGTCGTTTGGATGCACGTGATCGCCCGGATCGATTTCCGGAAGAAGGCGCAGGGGATCGTCCCGATCCCGGGTCGCCGCGTCGAAATCGATCACGGCATCGAAGCGGCCGCTATTACGGATCCAGTCATTGACGGTGCGGCGCATGGCTTCGCCCTCGGCCGAATAGAAGGGCAGGCCTCTGGTCGGGAGAATGGTACCGCCGGCCACCTTGATGCCGTGCAGGTGTGCGCGTGCAACCAGTTGATCGAGACCGGCAATTATTTCTTCGGCGGTCGTGGCCTGGCTTTCAGCCATTCCCGGCATGATGGACATGTTGATGTCGTTGATGCCCTCAAGGATGATGACCCATTTCACGCCCGGCCTGCCGATCACATCGTCACCGAAACGCGCAATTGCTGCGTCTCCTGCGCCGGTCCTGAGCACGCGATTGCCGGAAATGCCCGCATTGACGACGCCCCAGCCGGACAATTCCGGATCCTTCTGCAGCCTTTCAGCCAGCAGGGCGGGCCAGCTTGCATGGGCACCGGCAGTGGTGGCGTAGCCTTCCGTGATTGAATCGCCGAGCGCGACGATCGTGGCGGCATCCTGCCGGGCGGGAACGCTCAGTCCCTTCAGCCAGAAATACGAACCTGTGATCTGCGCATCGTCCATCCGTTCCGCAGCCGCGCGATCGCCGTCCACGACATAGGTGGGCATCAGGGCGAGCGGATCGACCGTGTTGGCGGTTGTCGTGTGGGGCAGGTGGATGGAAATTGCCACTTCGGCGAGTGCGGGCAAAGCCAGCTCAACCGGATCGCTGACCGCCTTTGCACCGGGATGAAGGATCAGCTCATCCTCGCCCCCGAAGGTGACTTTGCGGCTGGTCCCCGGCACCAATGCACTGCCGCCGGCGGAAAGCGCCGCATGGACCGATGCCAGGGTCACGGCTTCGCCCCCCTGCGCATTGGCGAATTCCAGGCGGAAACGATCGCCACCAGCGCTGGTCCGCACGATCATCCGAATGGTCTGGTTGTCGAAACTCGCGGGGTAGGGTTCAAATGGTGAAGGGACCGGCGGAGGGGGAGCATCCTCTCCCGAAGGCGCTTCGAAAGGTGGCGGAGGAGCGGGGGCCAGTGGCAACGGCGTTCCCCAGCTTTCAATCCAGCGATCCTGTGCCGAAACAGGGGAAGAAAATGCCGCCGCAAGCAAGATGAAGACTGCCGCCGATCGCGGAAAGTGCATGAATCCGTCCCCCGGAAGATTATTTGTTCTGCCAAGTCTAGCCAATTCATTCACCTGCCGCAAACGATTGCATTGGCGGTGCCTGCAACCCTATTACCTGTGTCCGGAGATACTGGAGAAGGGGGAGAGGACATGACCATTCGGACAATAGGGGCGCTGGCTTCGGGGCTGCTGCTGAGCATTTCCCCGGCGGCTGCTGCCGCGCAGGAAAGCGCCGGACCGGAAATGGGCCGTGAATTTGCTGCCGTGAACGGCACGACGATCCGCTGTCCTCTGCCTCAGCCTCCGAGCGAGGAACAGCAGGCCGCACAATTTGAAACGCGCCCGCGCGATCTTGATCAGATGTCGGCCGAGGCTGCAAAGTTCTTTAATTCCGACAGTGAAATAGGCGCCGCTTTTCGCGCCAGGCAAGCAGAACAGCGGGCGACCGACTGGCCGTTTCTGTGCCGTTATCGCGATGCCAATGCGATGCTTGCCGAAGCCGGTTATCGCCCGGATGTGGTTTTCATGGGAGATTCCATAACGGAAGGCTGGATTCAGGCTGATCCGTCCTTCTTTGAAGGCAATCACTATGTGGACCGGGGGATTAGCGGGCAGAGCAGCAGCCAGATGGTCGCGCGTTTTCAGCAGGATGTCGTGGCCCTGGCGCCCAGGGCAGTTCATATTATGGCAGGCACCAATGATATTGGCGGGGCGACCGGCCCGATCACGGAAGATGAGTTTGCCGGCAATATCCGCGCCATGCTCGATATGGCCCAGGCCAATGATATCGAGGTGGTTCTGGCGGCTATCCCGCCCATGTCGCGCCTGTTGCCTCGCCCGGAATTCAATGTGCGGCCAGTGGTTCTGCAACTGAATGCGCGGCTGGCGGAACTGGCGGAGGAATATGGCGTCCCCTTCGTCGATTATTACACGCCCATGGCGCTGCCCGATGGCGCATTTGATCCGCAACTGGCGAATGACGGGGTTCATCCCACGCGGGCCGGCTATGCAGTGATGGCGCCGCTGGCGAAGGCCGCACTGGACAATGCGTTGAAGGTTTCATCCCGCTGAAACGGGGTGGCCGCCCCGCGCAATCGTTGCACGGGGCGGCCGGTGGACCCGGCAGGGCCGGTTCCGGGAGGTTGTCAGTAGGAATTCATCCGCAGGCGGAGCCCGATGGTCCGCGGCGTCGGGCCGGATCCTGACAGAGGGCCGGTTGTGCCCAGGAATGTCGGGCCACGTTCGTCCGTGAGATTGTTCCCGATCAGGGCCAGTTCCCAGGGGCCCCGGCGAACGCCGAGCGTCAGGCTGATGAGATCGTAGGGATCCGCGACCAGCCCGTTTGCCTGCAGCCGGTCGCCGCTGTGGCTCAGCGAAATATTGCTGAAGCCGTCGAAACCGCTGGCGATTTCCCAATTGTAATTGGCATCCAGGCGAAAGTTGTTGGCCAATGTGTTGAGCAGGCGCGCACCGGGATAGAGCAATGGCTGCGCATCGGCCACGACCTCGTTGACCGTGTCGTATTCGCTGTCGTTGATATTGCCGACAAACCCGAGATTGAGGCCTTCGATCGGTGTGTTCCAGCGGACTTCCAGATCAATGCCCATCGTGGTGGCATCACCGAAATTGGCGAACCCGTCCACTCCGTCGATACCACCCGTCACCGAGGTTTGCAGGTTGGTGTACTGGAGGTGATAGAGATTGAGCCCGACATTCAATGACCGGTCGGGATTGCGCCATTTCAGACCGAACTCGTAATTGGTGGAGGATTCCGGATCCAGCGCCACTTGTGCCGGAACCCCGGCGATCCCCAGCGATTCCACCTGCACACGCGATTGCACGATCCCCGGCCGAAAGCCTGTCGCGGCCGAAATGAACATCGTCAGGTCGTCGCTGGGGAGATAGGAAAGGTTGAGGCGCCATGTCTCCACGCTCTCCTTGGTCGGGACTTTTCCGGTACCGTCTTCGAAAGCGCGATCGTCGTGATAGGTCCGCAAACCGACAAGCGGAACCAGCTTGCCATCGAACAGTTCGTAGCTGATTTCCCCGAACACGGCCCAGTTTTCGGTCAGCGTGTTGTTATCCGCATTGATCGTGACGACCGGGAGAACGAGAGCGTTCTCCTGCGGGCCTTCCCCGTCCTGATAGGCTGCCCCTACGACCCAGTTGAACGGCCCGCTTCCGGCAGAGTTCACGCGCAATTCCTGCGCGAACATTTTCGGCAGGAACTGACTGGAGAAGGAGCCCGAGGGTGAAAGCGGGATATTGATCCCGAATTCACCTTCGAGGTGGCTTGTCGCACTGGTCACGGTGAAGGCGTCGAAATGGGCGGTGGCCGTCAGGCTCCACAGCGTGAAATCGCCGTTGGAAAAGCCATCCTGCCCGGCAGTGTTTTCGAAATAGGGCGGCTTCACAGAGGCGGTGAAGCCGGTGAAATCCTGCCGCGGGCGGAAGTTCCAGTATTGCGCGCGGATATCGACATTGTCCCAGGGGCGCAGCAGGGCGACAACCCTGATGTCGTCATTTCTCGCACTGTTTACGTTGGTCTGGTCCGGCGTACCGTCATACGGGCCGAAATAGGCATCGGCATAGCCGGCATCGCGGGAAAACCCGCCGCTGGCCCGGATGGCAAACCTGTCTTCGACAATCGGAATGGAAAGGGCTGCCGCCGCCCCGTAATTCAGCTCGTCAGCGCCTGTCGTCTTCGACGCTTCGGCCTCGAAAGCATATTCGATATTGTTGAGGTCCGGATCACGCGTGTGGAAGATGAAGACGCCGCCGGATGAGCCCTGTCCGTAGAGGGTGCCCTGCGGTCCGCGCAGCACTTCCACACGTTCCATGTCGATGAAGCGTACGGGCGGCGCGATGCCGAAATTGGTGACGATGAACGGGGTATCGTCAAGATAATAACCGATCGGGGAATCGCCGTTCTGGGTGACATTGCCGCGCAGATTGTAGAAGCGCGAAGCGTTCGACTGGCGGAACCCCTCCTGTGCGCCCGGGACGCTGGAGACAAGATCGCCGATCGTCGTGATGTTGCGTTCCTTGAGGGTTTCCCCGCTGAACGCCTGGATTGCCAGCGGCACCTGCTGCAAGGATTGCACGCCTGCCTTCTGGGCGGTCACGATGATCTCGTCAGAACCGGCCGGGGGCGATTTTTCTTCGCTTTCTTCCCTGTTTTCGGACTGATCAGACTGGTCCTGCGCCTGAGCCGCCGCTGCCGCCAGACTGGACACGATCGCCAATGCCGCAACCGCGGTGCGTAGATGCCTCACAACTCCCCTCCTGCACGATACAAACGATTGCCCATCTTCAAAAGCGGGCTTCAGCGCAGAAAACAACGAAGTCAGCCTGCGAGTCAACCGAAAAGAACAATCGATTGCATTGGGGCGCGTCGGGAGGGCGCCTGCGCTAGCGGTTCTTGCAGGCCAGAGGATTCAGTTCTTTGCGGTGGATGCGCGCGCGACGAGGGTGGGCTTGAGTGTCACCGAATGCGCCTCTTCCCCTTGCATCCGGCGGAAGACCAGATCGACCAGTGCATCGGCGCCCGCTTCCAGATCCTGCCTTATCGAGCTGAGCGGGGGAAGCGTTCGCCGAGCCATCTCGAGATCGTCGAACCCTATCACTTTCACATCTCCGGGGACCGCGCGTCCACGCTCGACCAGGGCCTGGATCGCCATCATCCCGATCGTGTCGGACATGGCGAAAATGCCATCCAGACTGTCTGCCAGATCCAGGAAGCCGGATATCTCCTCGATCGCTTTCTCGGGCACGAAATGAACGGGCAGATTCGCCCCCACCGCTCCCTGGCCCATATCGCGCAGCGCCTCGCGAAATCCCTGCAGGCGCTGTTCAACCTCGGGCACTGACGGATCACCGAAAAAGGCAAGCTTTCGGCAGCCTTGCTCCAGCAGATGCTCGGCCGCCATCCGGCCGCCCAGCCGATTGTCGCTGCCGACAGAGCAATATTCCTGTTCAGGCAATTGGGCGCCCCAGACGACCAGCGGCGGATAGGATCGCGCCACGCTGTCGATCACTTCTGCCTGGTTCGACTGCCCGATGATTATCATGCCATCGACCCGGCCCGAATCCGCCAGCTGGCGGAGCCATGATGGGTCGCTGGGCACGACCCGGCTCAGCAGCAGATCATATCCCCGATCAGCCAGCCGGTCAGCAATATGGCCAAGCAGCGTCATGAAGAACGGATCGGAAAGATGCTGCGTCTTTTCATGGCCCAGCGGCACGATCACGCCAATGGTTCCGGTCCTGCCCGTGCGCAGGTTGCGGGCCATGCTGCTTGGCTGGAAATCATGGTCGGCCGCCAGCTTGCGGATCCGGTCGCGCGTCGCCTGCGATACCTTTCCGGTCCCCGCCAGGGCGCGCGACACGGTCGCTGCCGAAACGCCGGCCAGCTTGGCCAGGTCATGGATATTCTGCGGCCTTTGCGCGCCGCCATTTCGTGTCGAAGCCTTCTTCGGGGGCAAGGGAACCTCTGCTCGCTCAATCTGGCCTGCATCCGACGCTTTGCACGCGGAGAGGTCAAGCGGGAATCGCGCTTTCCTCCCGGTGAGGTATTGCCATCGCCAATGCGGCGGCCGTCGGCTTGCCTGGTCGGAAAGATGCAGCTATTGCATTTGCGCAATCGATTGCAAAGAACGATCGCCGGGAGAGACCATGCTTGAACTTTTGACCGCCATCGTTGCGAGATCCGGCCTGCGCCAGGCTGCCTTGCTTGTTCTGGCGGCCCTGTTGCTTCCGGCGGGTTTCGCCGCACCGGCCCTGGCCGGGGAAGATACTGGCCAGTTGCTTGTGGGTGCCGCCAGGATCGATGTCACTCCCGGCGAAGATGAAATGCCGCAGAACATGACCGGCGTTCTCGACCCGCTTCATGTACGCGCGATTGTTGTCGGCAATGATATCGAAAAGGCGGCGATGGTAACCGTGGATGCCGGGATGCTTCCCACGGATGCGTGGCGGCGCCTTGGAGAGCGGGCCGAGGCCGAACTTGGCATTCCGCGAGAGAATGTGATGTTGACGGCGACCCATACGCATTCGGCGCCATTCGTGCGTTCCGGTGATTTCGAAGAACGCATCTTTCAATCCATGGCCGAAGCTGCCGCCTCCATGCAGCCCGCGCGCATGGCGTTTGGTACCGGCATTTCTCACATCAATGTCAACCGCAACATCATCGACCCCGAGACGCGTCGCTGGTGGGAAGGCCCGAATTATGAAGGGCCTTCCGACCAGACCGTTGCGGTCCTGCGGTTCGAGACACTCTCGGGCGAGCCGATCGCGGTCTATTACAATTATGCTGTTCACCCGGTCATCACGGGAACGCTGGACATGATCAGTGCCGATATTCCGGGTGCTGCATCGAATTATATCGAGGAATCGCTTGGCGGAGACGCCGTGGCGGTATGGTCCAGCGGTGCTTCTGGCGATCAGAACCCGATCTTTTTCCAGCAGACTTACGATCTGCGTGAAATCCGTATCGCCGATTATGCCCGTCGCGGTGAAGATATCAGCAATGCCATGCCGCCCGGCGGCCAGGGGCTGGATCGCAGCAATCCGAAGGTGCGTCTGCTGCTCGATCAGCAAAAGCGGATCAACAGCGCTCTTGGCCTCATGCTCGCAGAAGAAGTTCTTCACGTGATGCGCGAGGGATTACAGCGGCCAGAAGAGCGCGTTACCATTGCCGGCGCACTGAAAACGGCGACCTGTCCCGGCCGCCGTCGACTGGACGAGGGGCGGGCGGGTTATGCCGGCACGTATGAAGATGCCGATCCGATCGATCTGCAACTCAGCCTGTTGAAGATCGGCAATGTCGTGATCGGCGGCGTGGACGCTGAAATCTTCACCCTGATTGCCCAGCGCTTCAAGGATGAATCGCCTTACAGGAACACGATGATGGCGACGCTTACGAATGGCGCGGCCCGTTCCGGCTACATCCCTAATGATGCGGCATTCAACCAGCATACTTTCGAGGTTGTTTCATCCCGCCTGAAGCCGGGCTGCGCGGAGACGGCCATTGTCGAAGGCCTGCTGGATCTGATCGACAGAGCAGGGGGTGAATAGCGTGCAGGGGCAGAAAACAGGCACGCTGCGCCTGATTGGAATTGCCGCGTCCATGGTTGCGGCAAGCCTGCCTGCTGCCGCGTTTGGCGAAGAACCTGAGGATGACAGGATTGCCGCTGACGGCACCATCCGTCTGGACGGGGTGAATGTTCCGCTTTCCCAGTTCACCAGCCCGGAAGGGCGGGCCTATCTGCGCCACCTAATTCTGAACAAGCCCTTCGGCACGCCATTACCCGATATCGAGGCCGAGCGCGTCCGCCAGGACGAGATCATGCACGGCTTCCTGAAGCCGATGCGGGAACGCTATGCTGTTGCCGTTGCGGAGGAGGAGATCGGCGGCATCGTGACTGACGTGGTCACCCCGGCCGAAGGCATCTCCCCCGAAAACGCCGACCGGGTGCTGATCAACCTGCATGGCGGCGGTTTCGTCACGGGCGGACGGTCGGCTTCCCTGGTGGAATCGGTTCCGCTGGCTGCGCTGATGAAAATCAAAGTGGTTTCGGTCGATTACCGGATGGCCCCGGAACACGCATTTCCCGCCGCGAGTGAGGACGTCGCGGCGGTCTATCGTGAACTGCTGAAACAGTATGAGCCTTCCCGTATCGGCATTTACGGATGTTCGGCAGGAGGCCTGCTGACTGCACAATCCATCGCCTGGTTCCGCGCCAACGATCTTCCCAACCCTGCGGCGGTCGGTGTCTTCTGCGCTTCGTTGAGCGGATATTTCGGCGGGGAATCCACGGTGCTTTCCGGTCCGTTGACCGGCAATCTGCCGCGTTTGTCGGACAGTGTGGCCGCTCCGCCCGCCGGCGATGATAGCCCCGGCTATCTCGACGCTGCCTCCACGGACGATCCGCTGGCCTATCCGCTGGCTTCCCGCGAAGTCGTGGCGGACTTCCCGCCGACATTGTTCATTACCGGCACTCGTTCCTTCGAATTCTCCTCGGCGCTCAATTCCCATAACCGGTTGGCCTCGGCAGGAGTGGAATCCCGTTTCCATGGCTGGGAAGGCATGTTCCACGGCTTCATCTACAATTCGGAATTGCGTGAATCCCGCGCGGCTTACGACATCATGGCCGACTTCTTTCAAACCCATCTGGCAGAGTAGAACCATGGCAAGCAGACAGGGCCCGGCCGAAGCCGGTGCGGCGGTGGGCAGTTCAACGCTGCTGAAGATCCTGGTTTTCGCGATGTTCGCGATGTTCGCCATGACCACCGATTCCGTCGGGACCGTGATTCCCGAAGTGATCCGCCAATTCGATCTTGGCCTGACTGCCGGTGGATCGTTTCAATATGCGACCATGTCGGGCATTGCGATCTCAGCCATCGCCCTGGGCTTCCTGGCCGATCGGCTGGGCCGCAAGGTCACTATCCTGATCGGATTGACCATGTTCGGACTGGGATCCGCGCTGTTCGCAGCGGGGAACGATTTCCTGTTCTTTGTTTCATTGCTGTTTGTTTCGGGTCTTGGAATCGGCATTTTCAAGGCCGGAGCGTTGGCGCTGATCGGCGATCTTTCACGCTCCACCCACGAACATGCCCGGACGATGAACCTGATCGAGGGCTTCTTCGGCGTCGGTGCCATTATCGGCCCAGCCATCGTGGCCTATCTGCTGCAGGTGGGCGCAAGCTGGACCTGGGTCTATCTGATCGCCGCGGCGATGTGCGGCCTCCTGATACTCGGTTCGGCCACGGCCAGATTTCCGCGCCCGGTGATCGCCAGGGACAAGGCGACTTCCCCGACAGAGGCGATCCGCCTCGCGGCCGATCCCACTGCGCTGTTCTTCGGGACGGCGCTGATGTTCTATGTCGGTGCGGAGGCGGCCGTCTATGTCTGGGCTCCGACCTATCTGGCGGATTATTCAGGTTCCTGGGTGGCTCTTGCCGCCTATGCCGTGTCGATCTTCTTCGTGCTGCGCGCGGCCGGCAGGTTCGTGGGTGTCTGGCTGCTGTCGCGCATGAACTGGACCACGGTCCTCCTCCTGTGCAGCACGGCAATGGCATTGTTGTTCTGGGCGGCGGTCATCGGTGGGCGGGAGGTTGCAATCTTCGCGCTGCCTGTGACCGGACTGTTCATGTCCGTGCTTTATCCCACGATCAATTCGACCGGCATCAGCTGTTTCGACAAGGGGCGTCACGGATCGGTCGCCGGGCTGCTGCTGTTCTTCACCTGCCTGAGCGCGGTCTTCGCGCCGCTGGCAATGGGCGCATTGGGTGACTGGCTGGGCGATAGCGCCTACAGCATCGTGCTGGGCGCGGTGATGGCCACGCTGCTGGTGGTGCAATGCGCCTGGAACGCAGCCCGGCAACCATTCGCCGCGCGTCTGGCGCAGCGCAATCTCGACGATTATCACACCGCGGAAGTGGAAGCCGCCCCGGTAACGGGGTGAGCCACGGGACAGGGCGGAAAGATCAATCCGCGCCGCGTGCAAAG
Proteins encoded in this window:
- a CDS encoding tannase/feruloyl esterase family alpha/beta hydrolase encodes the protein MVRGKLWGIGLVAAMAGLPAWMLVGASGELSAQTDRRDPGEACAALLQIGHPGIELTGGELIAAGPAPAPPGSAAAHLPEHCLVRGMIDRRIGAGGREFGIGFELRLPTDWNGRFLFQGGAGLDGQVTPALGTIANSGGPPALARGFAVVSTDSGHQGSMIDASFGLDQQARVDYAYNALGEVTAEAKRLLAAFYGSGAEYSYFMGCSNGGRQALVASQRLPLEFDGIVAGDPAMSFSRLALGEVWNMQVLARIAPRDEEGRPIYSRAFSDDDLRLVKESVLDRCDALDGLADGMINDWQSCDFHPRELVCSPGAEDNCLGEDQASVLDDLMQGPKTGSGRHIYGPFNYDTGIASSAWRGMRLGTSQTGEPNSADSSLGLGQFRFLQLTPPEPDWNPLSPYDLDEMLERLRHQGGMGDGDSPFLSTFVRKGKMIVYNGLSDQGMATPHIARWYEDMVAASGPDAREAVRLYAVPGMLHCGGGEATDSFEMLDAITAWVEQGEAPERIIARGDTMPGVSRPLCPYPAVARYLGGDPDQSESFVCSE
- a CDS encoding SGNH/GDSL hydrolase family protein; translated protein: MHFPRSAAVFILLAAAFSSPVSAQDRWIESWGTPLPLAPAPPPPFEAPSGEDAPPPPVPSPFEPYPASFDNQTIRMIVRTSAGGDRFRLEFANAQGGEAVTLASVHAALSAGGSALVPGTSRKVTFGGEDELILHPGAKAVSDPVELALPALAEVAISIHLPHTTTANTVDPLALMPTYVVDGDRAAAERMDDAQITGSYFWLKGLSVPARQDAATIVALGDSITEGYATTAGAHASWPALLAERLQKDPELSGWGVVNAGISGNRVLRTGAGDAAIARFGDDVIGRPGVKWVIILEGINDINMSIMPGMAESQATTAEEIIAGLDQLVARAHLHGIKVAGGTILPTRGLPFYSAEGEAMRRTVNDWIRNSGRFDAVIDFDAATRDRDDPLRLLPEIDPGDHVHPNDRGNMLMANAIDLGIFKLDQQDGIAPGN
- a CDS encoding GDSL-type esterase/lipase family protein codes for the protein MTIRTIGALASGLLLSISPAAAAAQESAGPEMGREFAAVNGTTIRCPLPQPPSEEQQAAQFETRPRDLDQMSAEAAKFFNSDSEIGAAFRARQAEQRATDWPFLCRYRDANAMLAEAGYRPDVVFMGDSITEGWIQADPSFFEGNHYVDRGISGQSSSQMVARFQQDVVALAPRAVHIMAGTNDIGGATGPITEDEFAGNIRAMLDMAQANDIEVVLAAIPPMSRLLPRPEFNVRPVVLQLNARLAELAEEYGVPFVDYYTPMALPDGAFDPQLANDGVHPTRAGYAVMAPLAKAALDNALKVSSR
- a CDS encoding TonB-dependent receptor, whose translation is MRHLRTAVAALAIVSSLAAAAAQAQDQSDQSENREESEEKSPPAGSDEIIVTAQKAGVQSLQQVPLAIQAFSGETLKERNITTIGDLVSSVPGAQEGFRQSNASRFYNLRGNVTQNGDSPIGYYLDDTPFIVTNFGIAPPVRFIDMERVEVLRGPQGTLYGQGSSGGVFIFHTRDPDLNNIEYAFEAEASKTTGADELNYGAAAALSIPIVEDRFAIRASGGFSRDAGYADAYFGPYDGTPDQTNVNSARNDDIRVVALLRPWDNVDIRAQYWNFRPRQDFTGFTASVKPPYFENTAGQDGFSNGDFTLWSLTATAHFDAFTVTSATSHLEGEFGINIPLSPSGSFSSQFLPKMFAQELRVNSAGSGPFNWVVGAAYQDGEGPQENALVLPVVTINADNNTLTENWAVFGEISYELFDGKLVPLVGLRTYHDDRAFEDGTGKVPTKESVETWRLNLSYLPSDDLTMFISAATGFRPGIVQSRVQVESLGIAGVPAQVALDPESSTNYEFGLKWRNPDRSLNVGLNLYHLQYTNLQTSVTGGIDGVDGFANFGDATTMGIDLEVRWNTPIEGLNLGFVGNINDSEYDTVNEVVADAQPLLYPGARLLNTLANNFRLDANYNWEIASGFDGFSNISLSHSGDRLQANGLVADPYDLISLTLGVRRGPWELALIGNNLTDERGPTFLGTTGPLSGSGPTPRTIGLRLRMNSY
- a CDS encoding LacI family DNA-binding transcriptional regulator, translated to MPPKKASTRNGGAQRPQNIHDLAKLAGVSAATVSRALAGTGKVSQATRDRIRKLAADHDFQPSSMARNLRTGRTGTIGVIVPLGHEKTQHLSDPFFMTLLGHIADRLADRGYDLLLSRVVPSDPSWLRQLADSGRVDGMIIIGQSNQAEVIDSVARSYPPLVVWGAQLPEQEYCSVGSDNRLGGRMAAEHLLEQGCRKLAFFGDPSVPEVEQRLQGFREALRDMGQGAVGANLPVHFVPEKAIEEISGFLDLADSLDGIFAMSDTIGMMAIQALVERGRAVPGDVKVIGFDDLEMARRTLPPLSSIRQDLEAGADALVDLVFRRMQGEEAHSVTLKPTLVARASTAKN
- a CDS encoding neutral/alkaline non-lysosomal ceramidase N-terminal domain-containing protein gives rise to the protein MLELLTAIVARSGLRQAALLVLAALLLPAGFAAPALAGEDTGQLLVGAARIDVTPGEDEMPQNMTGVLDPLHVRAIVVGNDIEKAAMVTVDAGMLPTDAWRRLGERAEAELGIPRENVMLTATHTHSAPFVRSGDFEERIFQSMAEAAASMQPARMAFGTGISHINVNRNIIDPETRRWWEGPNYEGPSDQTVAVLRFETLSGEPIAVYYNYAVHPVITGTLDMISADIPGAASNYIEESLGGDAVAVWSSGASGDQNPIFFQQTYDLREIRIADYARRGEDISNAMPPGGQGLDRSNPKVRLLLDQQKRINSALGLMLAEEVLHVMREGLQRPEERVTIAGALKTATCPGRRRLDEGRAGYAGTYEDADPIDLQLSLLKIGNVVIGGVDAEIFTLIAQRFKDESPYRNTMMATLTNGAARSGYIPNDAAFNQHTFEVVSSRLKPGCAETAIVEGLLDLIDRAGGE
- a CDS encoding alpha/beta hydrolase, giving the protein MQGQKTGTLRLIGIAASMVAASLPAAAFGEEPEDDRIAADGTIRLDGVNVPLSQFTSPEGRAYLRHLILNKPFGTPLPDIEAERVRQDEIMHGFLKPMRERYAVAVAEEEIGGIVTDVVTPAEGISPENADRVLINLHGGGFVTGGRSASLVESVPLAALMKIKVVSVDYRMAPEHAFPAASEDVAAVYRELLKQYEPSRIGIYGCSAGGLLTAQSIAWFRANDLPNPAAVGVFCASLSGYFGGESTVLSGPLTGNLPRLSDSVAAPPAGDDSPGYLDAASTDDPLAYPLASREVVADFPPTLFITGTRSFEFSSALNSHNRLASAGVESRFHGWEGMFHGFIYNSELRESRAAYDIMADFFQTHLAE